The Falco cherrug isolate bFalChe1 chromosome 18, bFalChe1.pri, whole genome shotgun sequence sequence GTGTGGGGCCATGAAGGCCCCCACCGGGGGGGCGCGGTGGCGAGGGGGGGCTGCCCGCCTCCCCGTGCCCCTTGCAGAGAGGAGACGAGGTGCGGTGCGAGATCGAGGAGCTGGGCACCATCTGCAACAGGGTGGTGTGAAGACAGAGACCCCCAGCGTCGTCCCCCCCccaacgccccccccccccgcggggtTCAATAAATCCAGAGCCAGGTCCCATCCCTGCTCCCGGGTTTACTGGCGCGGCTACGGCTGGATGAACTGCTGGATGAAGGCTCCCAGCTTGGCGCGGCTGGTGCTGGAGCGGAAAGGCTGGGCGAGGTGGAGCAAGGGTCCGGGGGGGCTGCGCACTGCCTCCagcacctggggagggggggaatgtCAGCGGGGGGGGGCAGCTTGAGGGTGGGGGTCCGGCGGAGTGCAGCCGTGCTTACCCCCATCTCCTTGAAGGTCTGCAGGGAGCTCAGCGCCAGGCTCCTGTCTAGATGCTCTGGAGGGAGAGAGATGCTGGAGGGAGCCCCCACATCCCACCCCCCAGGCACCCGCAGCCCGGCTAACGCGGGGTGCTCACCCCAAAGCAGGGGGGCTGCCCCCATCTGTCCCTCGTATCCCACTCCCTGGGCACCCCAGTCtgtccccagcatcccaccccCCGGGTACCTGCAGCCCAGCTAAGGGGGGTGCTGACCCCAGAGCAGGGGGGGCCACCCCCATCCATCCCCACATCCCACCCCCTGGGCACCTACAGCATGGCTGAGGGGGTGCTGACCCCAAAGCAGGGGGGGCCACCCCCATCCATCCCCACATCCCACCCCCTGGGCACCTACAGCATGGCTGAGGGGGTGCTGACCCCAAAgcagggggggctgcccccGTCCATCCCCCACATCCCACCCCCTGGGCACCTACAGCCCGGCTGAGGGGGGTGCTGACCCTAAACCTGGGGGGGTTCCCCCGTCCGTCCCCCACCCTGACTCACCGAACCCCTTCTCCTCAGCCAGGAATTGCAGCAGCGCCTCCACGTAGGCTGCCTCTGGAATTGGGAGAGGGGGGTGTCAAACCCCATCCCCCCCAGCgccgggggagggggcacagcccctCGCCGGCCTCCAAAGGGAGCTtcagctgtgcctcagtttcccccaaAGCCAAGGCAAGGGGGGCTGGCATGGTTGGTTGCCCACCCCGGGGAGTCCTACCaggctggggccagctggggcGGTCCAAGAAGGCCACGGCTGCGGCGAGGGTCCTCAGCGGGGGGCTCAGCAGGcggcagaggaagaggaggaagctgggcgagccctggggctggctgagctGGGCGGGGGGAACCAGAGCTTGGCAAGACCCCCCCCTCACCCCGCCACGGAGCAGCCGGGGCACAGCGGGGGGCACCCGGTACCTTGAAGCAGCGGTTGGGGACCACGCTGTCACCGTTGCTGTCGCTGTCGCTGTCGGTGAAGTCCAGCGCGGCCCAGGACTGCCGCTGGCTGAGGGGCCGGGGGCCCGAGTCGCAGACCCAGCGCCCACCCTCCGGCTGCAGGGACAAGCCAGGTGCCACGTCACCTCTGAAGCCAACCGGCATCCCGGCCCCCCACAGGGACCCCAGCCCCCCGGCCAGGACCAGAGAGCGCAGCGAGGGCCGAGCCACCCACCCCCAGGTGTGAGCAGGGGGTCCCCACAGGGGCACCCACCCCCGGCATGAGGAGGGGGTCCCCACAGAGCCACCCACCTCCTCAGCCTCCAGCAGCCCACACAGGAGGAGCTTGTCCACGATGTCCTGGCTCCAGCCAtccaggggctggcagggctgggggagagggtgAAAGGGGTGGCGGGCAGCCAGACCCCCGCCGGCGGGGGTGACGGGCCACTTCCATGCGACGGCAGAGCCGCCCCGCGCCAGAAGCCCCACCTGGAGCCCCAGCAGGTTTGGGGGCAGCAGCCGGAGCAGCTCCTGGATCTTGTGAAGCAGCTCGTCCTCGCTAAGCACAACGCCGGCGGAGCCCATGGCCGCCCCCAGGAAGGGCAGCATCTCCATCAGCACGGCACGGATGGCGCAGGCTGCGGGGAAAGCAGCGTCACCGCCTGCCCCGGCACCACCGATCCCGGGTGTCGCCGATCCACCGCGCCTTGCTCCTCACCTCCCACTGCCTCGCTGGCGAAGACGGGCAGGATGGCGGCACTGTAGAGGCCCAGCTCGCCCAGGGCCTCCGCTGAGGCCTTGGGGACCACCAGGACATCCCCGATGGGGGACAGGCGGTAGAGGCGGAGCCGGggtcccagcaggctgaggcTGTGCTGCACCAGGTGCCGGAGCTGCCCCGAGAAGCCCGTGTCACGCTGGTGCAGCAGGgtctcctccagcagccaggcaaAGTCCCGCATCAGCCGGGAGAGGAAGACGccctggaggaaggagaagatggAGTCTTGCCCCAAAGGAGGAGAAACCCAGACCCCTCCTGCTCTCACCTCGCGGTGCTTGTGCAGCAGCAGCGCGGACGTGATCCCCACAGCCATGACGGCAGAGCAGGCAACACCATCTGCAAGGGGGGGAGAGGGGTTTGTTGGGGGGGGAaccccccgccccgagcccgAGGGGACAGacgcccccccccagcagacCCCTCACCGCTCAGGCAGTGCAGGCCCAGCCTGGtcaccagcatctcctcctctgcctcccagccGGTGGCcgtggcggggccgggctgccaAACCTCCGCCGCCTTCTCCTCCGgccggctggggctggagaAAGCGGGATGAGAGGGGGGAGGGcgcggggctgggagcagcgtCGGGGGCGAGATGTTGCCGTGGGGCTCAGCTCTTGCTCACCACATCCCGAGGATGGTGGGCACCAGCGGCTCCTCCGGTGGCTTCCCCACGCTGCTCTGCCCGGCCAGGTTTTGGGCCACAAACTCCTGGGAACAGGGAGAAACAAGCCCGTTGGGGCTTGCAGCCCTCGGCACCACCAAGCTGAATTGATCCCTTATGTCCCCAGGGCCTCAGGGCTCACCTAACCTAACCCCCTGGAGACAGCGGATCCACCAGCCACCCCAAACCCCGCAGCGGTTTGCGTAGCCGCCGGCACCGCAGCCACaacccccccagggctgggacgGATCCAGCCGGGACCCCCGCTGCAGACCCTGCTGCCGTACCCGTAAGGAGAAGGGCTGGGCG is a genomic window containing:
- the GPAT2 gene encoding glycerol-3-phosphate acyltransferase 2, mitochondrial, with the protein product MKASVCESGQKLEIFIPFLGKCRPPLRRCCQTCTPRSWDGFYHRQLSSLGFRDTIRVTEEDTRYRGWLVRRVCGFLAVWDWKVLADTPGDLLERVCHSQRVQDVAAGRSRGSRGDGASLQQWKEKILKILVEIQAPLSPIMLRLCNWALLKLLNCLFLSVQLHRGQLEMVLRAARMPGVPLVFLSTHKSQLDGLLLSFLLFSQGLGVPRVTVGGRVCSPRLRALLSRLGGIFLPSRMEQMPIDRDEELPGAVLAAYVEEVLRSRQPLLIFLEEPPVAMCLSAAARQWLALVYRAVRDGTVPDILLVPVGIAYDVVPGGSHWEGARGTRPLGLGALLRAACRALRRPLGCARVDFAQPFSLREFVAQNLAGQSSVGKPPEEPLVPTILGMCPSRPEEKAAEVWQPGPATATGWEAEEEMLVTRLGLHCLSDGVACSAVMAVGITSALLLHKHREGVFLSRLMRDFAWLLEETLLHQRDTGFSGQLRHLVQHSLSLLGPRLRLYRLSPIGDVLVVPKASAEALGELGLYSAAILPVFASEAVGACAIRAVLMEMLPFLGAAMGSAGVVLSEDELLHKIQELLRLLPPNLLGLQPCQPLDGWSQDIVDKLLLCGLLEAEEPEGGRWVCDSGPRPLSQRQSWAALDFTDSDSDSNGDSVVPNRCFKLSQPQGSPSFLLFLCRLLSPPLRTLAAAVAFLDRPSWPQPEAAYVEALLQFLAEEKGFEHLDRSLALSSLQTFKEMGVLEAVRSPPGPLLHLAQPFRSSTSRAKLGAFIQQFIQP